The sequence ATCCGCTGAGAGGGCCCCGGACAGGATAGGATGCTTGTTAAGTAACATATCCTGCATGAGGTCGAAACCTTGTCCCAGCAAAATAGTCGCAAGACTCCCAAATGGGCAGATTGCATCATCAAAggccattttcaacactttcATTATTGGACAAATCACGGGGTGGACTGACCGCAATTTACCAAATTGTAGCTTACAAAGGTTCGGCCTGATGCCGGAggaatataatattatatattttataataagATACATATTTTggacatgtgtttgtgtttttaatgctttttacactttgttttgtttgtggatgctttttaaaaaacaaagcataaaGTTGTATGAAGGTGCATAGCTGTGATATTTTGGAggtgtgatttatttattttaggggttataaataaaaaggggATTTaagcaaatttattttttattttttaaagtataCACAAAGTTAGGGGCCCTTTGTATTATTAATCAGTACTCGGGTGCTAATACAATTCTACATTCCTAAAAGTATTTGTCtcatttatgtattattattattactagtAGTATGTATTTTATCTTATTTAGCTAgtacacaaaatatttgaaacatttcacaaaaatatgaaGCAGTTCAGCAACAATACACACAACAATGGCAGTGTAAATGGTTCAATCAATACATTTCATGAGTGAGCACATTTTTATGCATAATTTGTGCATTTGTACCTTAATGCTAAAGGTGTGTTTACATTGCAACCATGTTCTTAGCACAAACTaaaatgacatgaaatagACAATGAATGGAAGGTCTCATTTGTGCTAATCAATCGACTTACCGTGGCTGATGATTTAACACTGCAGGTCAAAATGTCTCATTAGcactcattttcttttgaaagccTAACTGTGCTCACTTCTATaatcacatttgaaaatgtgtcgGAAAAGCATCAGTGACACCTACCGGGTTCTTCCTCATGGCCCCGCCTACCGCCCGAGCCGCTCGGGGGTTTCCCGCCATCTCAGCCAGTTGTTTGTAGGAGACCGTTTCTCCGACTTTTACATCTCGGAATAGGATGTGCAACACGCGACTGGTGAACGTGTctgttgggggaaaaaaaagattatcaATCAAAGTGACCGCTGCGTCCAAgtacacaaatgcaaaaattgGACACGTTCATCTCCGTTTAATTGGCTACCCGTTTCCCCGCTAAATACACGCAAGTCCCTCCATTTGACCTTAGCGCGTGTAATAATACGGTACAGTAGCTGATGTGAGAAAATTATTTCCATGgcggaaggaggaggagaaaaaaaaaaaaaaatctaggtTATGCACTGAAAGGTCACagctaaaattaaaaaagttgGCTCCTTCATTTAAAAGGATTAAGAGAGGCCAAAAAGACGGCAAATCTGCTCCAGATTTTTCATAATAATCATTTGAATGTTGCATACCATTTGTGGCAGCCGGATGACTTTGAGGTTAATCAGACCAATTTGTCCTTTTAATTGCTTTCTATTCAGAGTAGATTCATTATATCATGGCCACTTAAATGGCAGAATTCTTCAAATCATCCGCAGCTTAAGCGGCCACATTAACAGCTCTGATTTCATTAGCACTTCAGCGCTAgctttatctttttttctttccacctCTTTCTTTTTCGTGGATTACCAGGCGAGGCGTGTTTGTCTAGGGCCGCGGTTGATAAAAGAGAGGCgtttgagggaaaaaaaagaaaaaaaaattcgaaACGCGCCGCCGAGCTTTTGTACGCGAGCGAACAACACTTTGCGCGCGAGAAGCTAACACGACGCGGCAACAATGGTCTCGTTATCAAGAGGGGTTGAACTTTGTCTGGTACACACGCAGTCATGAAAATTCAATTAGTGATCTCCCATTCTCTCTCATTTATATGGTCTAAGAGAGCACATGACAAGTGATGGAGGAGAACTCCCGCCTAAATTGGCATTGTGTGAAAACATGTCACACCCCTGTCTCACTTCTACAGAGTGAACATCCTTTTGCTCCCCAGGCTCCCTCGCTAGCTCAGAGTCACTCTCGGCTACACAAAGCCACGCCGACGAGGCAATTTGCCTAAACTGGGGGGAATAAGTGTAAAACCTAAAGGGGATACGTTTGATTGATGCGTACCCGTGTGACTTCTTTGTCTTCAACCAGGCCCGTAGGTACTGTTTAATCATTTTTCAGGTAATAATCACGCTGTCAACGAGACGACGGGGCTCTTACGCAGACGGAGCCCGTGTTATGACGAGGGAAGAGACGCCCCCTCCCCAAATTTCCTTTATGCATAACCCCcctaccccaaaaaaaaaataataagtgaCACGACGTGCATATTGATTTCACTTTGTCACGGATGTGCCGACGAGTTTGCCCAGCGACGACGAATCCCGCGTCGACCCGGCAAATAACACAAAGTCGACGTTTGAGCGTGAACGCAGCAACAAGCACTTCctgttgtttacttttttttttttaaacctctcACGACTAATTCCCAGCAGGCTTCCGGGCGACAAGAAGGTTAAAGAATTGCGCCCTCATCAGCGAGAGGCTTGGCCGAGCCTCGGTCGTTTTCCCCCGGCCTCATACTTCATAAAGAGACTAATACGCTGTTGTCTGAGGTCAGGACCCTCTTTAGATGGGGCGCGCTGATGTCAATTGCGTGAATAAAAGTTGAGAGGAACCACTTCTACGTTTACAGACGTGGCCGTAATGATGTCACGGGCGCAGGAGGCCAGGCGATAGGGCGGATTCGCCGATGATGAATTTATCGACTCCTATGATTGATTTCCTCATTATTTGAGATATGAGGGCAATTAGAACGGAGGTGGGAGGAGCCAGGGTAGTAAAAGTGAATTCCATCTAATGACAGCTTGAGCGCCATGACTCGCAGCTGACAGTCACCTCGTCGCGCGTGCATGCgagaatgagaaaaaaaaaaagtagaaaagaAACGACAATGGTGGAAATGCAGCTAGCTCATTATCCTTTGTGTCtaatgggggggggaagaCTTTGACTCCCAGTCAAAGTGTCTCTGGAGTCTTGAGGGATCGGCGCGTTTGAAGGCTGACGGGGTGCTGATGATTCTCTGATTATTCGATATTCTGAAAACGTTCATTTCCCTAATTCCTCTCCACATCACACGGGCGAGGCCTGGTGAGTGTCTCATCTCGCCCTGCGCTGCTCTGCACAGGGGGGGGAGGTTCAAGCTCCTGCAGGAACGCAGTCATTTGGGCTTTGAAGAGCGCCCCTGTAAGCCCCCCCCACTCAATCTCAGCTTCTCGCACGTTCCCCGCACCGCTTACCGAGACTAAGATCCTCTCGTCTGTTACATATGGATGTATAATTAATGAGATAAGAATATGCATCGTTTTAAGAACCCACGATGGTGTCTGTGTTTtcctggaggggaggggggggggggctgagagCGTGAatgacacacgcgcacactcgCCACTGCCGTTACCTCCGAGGACCAAACTTGCGTGTGATGTTCCGTCTGACAATCAGTCTACGAGGCGGGCGGGAAAGCGCCAGCCACCTCGGCTTCTCCTTTCATGTCACCTCGGCGGCTGCGCAGGTATACGGTGACAGCTAATATGAAAAGTGGCTTGTTTTGTCACAAACGTGTAAATAAACATGGCAACACTTCAAGCCAAGGTCACAACTCAATATTACATGACAAGTGTAGCTGTCGCTCCGCTCTCGCAAGATAACCCGGAAAACGAAACTTGCCTGTCGCGGATCGTAATGACCTGAttaaacttgtttttctttttttgcttttgcctcCGCGCTTGCAAAGCtttatatttatgaattaaccagaaaaaaacaacaacaacatctcTCTATTGTCCTCCCTCAAAAGACGAATCCTCTGGATGGAAACATTTAACATTTCTTGGGCGTGGGCCCGTAAGCCGCTATTTACCCGGCCCCAAAACAACAGGCGAGGGAGGCAAAGTGCCACGCGGCACAATCACCTATTCAGATCAGGTACTAATGAAGAATTCCATCTATCctgaaatttaattaaaacccCAAAGACTTGAGATGAGATGCGATTTGAAAGAGCCCGGGGCTGGTACACAAGCACTCGGTGGCGAAGGGAACGGCGCTGAAAGGTGATATCGTAATTGGTCCTGATGTATTTCTGCATCGCCTTTGCGGGAGCGCGGGACTCGGCGGCCGCGTACGCCGGGGGTCTCGGCGGACTACCTGCTCATTGAAAATGCCATCACTCAAGCGCTGCGGCTCTGCATGAAATTAGAGGCAAAGTGAGGCCTGATTGCAGGGGAAGGCGCACGCAATTGTTAAATGCATATATTAGAGACGGTTTTTCCTTTtgggctttttctttttttatccgTGTGGAGGTGTGATTATGCGTCAAAATGTTGCCAAAGTGTTTCATGCAACAAAGCCCGTGAACTTTGACGGTTCAAAAGCGTCGACGTGGTTCGCTAACCCGTGAGGGCGAGTCGAGACTTTTGTCCAGGGGTGCGCAATAATTTAATCTCAAAATGTATCGTGATACAAGCTGGAGCGATATCAATAGAAGTGATattgatgggaaaaaaaacattgggaaTCATTCTGCGTAAGATGTTTGATTTTGGCCAAAAATGAGCACCTAATAGGAAATTTGGAGCACAAAGATATTTGGAATagtatttttccttttgatttttttttctttaataaagTGGTTTTTAATTTCATCTGAAACCAATTCAATTGCTTTTCTTATTTGAAAACGCTAACAAGAAAGTGTACTTTTTCAAAGTTGTTTTAAGCTCTTATTGAAGGTTATATCACCTCAATTTCgtccttttttctttcgggTCCTTATATTgaggagtaaaaaaataaaatcattttttggaCCATAATTTTCAGCCCTGCTTATGTCTTTATTTGGCGACCCGCAAGATTCGCACACCCAGCGAGAAAGGACCctaattgttcattttttttgtcattccgAGGTGGCTGCCCGGCGCCGACAGTAAGCTCATTCAAACTTTACCACCGTTCACATGTTCTCATTAAAAAAGAGCGACGGGGGAAGACgaagaagggaggggggggaaaaaaaaagccgcttCCTgtctaaaaaatgtcaagagtGGAATTCGATCAGTTTCAAAGAATGTGCCAAGAATCATGGGAAAGCTTGCCAAGACTAACACGCATGCTAAGAGCCTCCGCAGATTACTGAAGCAAGTTACAGCTCTGTGTTCTGTTCAGTTCTCCCCTCGCTCGCCGGCtcggcccctccctccctccccctttcTCACAGCTATAAAATACTTCATTCTAAACACAGAGCGCCAGTGAGTGTAAGTGATGTAACTGACAATTAAGAGTGAAAGGCTGATCCCGGCCACGGCTCTGAAAATATTTATCCATGACAGACCTGCTCCGAGGGCGGGGTGGTGAAAGGCGGGCGGCGGCGGGAGAGTCCCAGCGCCGCTCGGATCGGCGAAGTACGCCCGGAGCCATTCCAGGCAACGCCGCAACTCGGGGCTCGTTTCCGCCGAGCCGCCGTTGACCGGGCGGAGGCTCGGGGGGCCCTCGCCGCTCCTGCGGAGGGACGAGGTGGGGGATCAGAGGAGCAATCACAATACGACATTCCTGCTCAAATACGCCACCGGGGTGTAAGCGGATGCCGGCGGGGTCGGGCGCACCGTGACATAATTCGCTGAGTGAAATCTAAGTTGTTACGGGGGACACGGTGGAATACAAAGTTACACCGTTCTTCTGTCACTCCGCTTAAGGtgaaggataaaaaaaaacaagcatgaGAAAATGTCAAGACACTTGGAACACGGATATTTTGAACAATGTACATATTTCATACGGCCATGATGCCGGAGGGATTCGATGCTTTGAGTCACACAGCGGTCAATGGCAACTCAAAATctgttgattattttgctGCTTTATCAATGGCtccatattttaaatattttttataataataattaatttcaTAATTAATTATCTGATTGTTCATGCTCCTCTAAGTTTCACAtaagtcagcaaaaaaaaaaaagtgtctttttcaggtaatcctttttttttttgcctgattCTGATTGGCTAAGAAAATGTTAATAATGGTTATTAGGCACatagaaatttaaaaataaataaataaataaataaaactacagTCGCTGACAATTAAGATTGTTGGATTGTTGTTGGAAGAAGTCAAGACATCCAGCTTTTGGATAACAAATACTTTTCGGTCTTCTGGTCTCTCGTCCAAAGTGTAACTATAGTTTAAGTGACAGAAAACGTCACTTTACCATTTCTTTTCCAGGAATGACTTTCTTTGGGATTTCGTTCCAAATGACCTCACCATcgacacattttcttttaatctgcGGTGGGGAAGGAATttggttttaaaaatacactcGGGTATTTTTAACAATGTATACTTTTCAATGTTTTGGACACATGCAGACTGCGGTTAGGTCactcaaagttttttttttttttgcaaaactcCAGCCATGGTGAAGAAACACCGAATAAAAATTAAGGTACTACTACttgtagcttttttttctttttgcatatAGCCAGATTGTTTATAACACGAAGTTTTTTTGAAGGtgtggagcaaaaaaaaaaataaaaataatctgttTGAACTAGTGTGGCCCTACCCTTAAGTAGAGTATGATGGAAATGTAAAGAAAACATTCTTAGGCCAAAAGGAACAATCTGCAATAGTTTAACAACATTAAGGAAGTGGAGTCATTTCTGTGGGAGGGGGCGAGTCGTGCAGCTGTTTGAGAGGAAAAAGTTAAAGAGCTCGCCATTAACAAGAGTTTCAACTCTTCCTATGTGGACTCGAGAGTTCATGACGAGAAtaaattgatttctttttgggCTGCAGCCACGCTGGCGAGCATCGCGCCACGCTCGAAGGAATTTGCCGACGGTCGAGTTGGCATCGCTTAACAGCTGAATTTCTCTCTCGCCCGCTGACCACCCCCTAGGTCAACGCGAGCAAACCGACCCATATTTGACACTTAAAGACCCAACTGGGAAGGTCTTCTCTCTTAGCCGAGCATTACGGCAAAGTGGACCTCAAGCTGTGATGCGGATCTTCAAGCGGGCCGCCGATTCCATTAACTGCTGTTACGGCgcttataaataaataacgtcACCATTTAAGTGCCTCTCTTTCAAAATTGGCTTATCCTGTACGGTATTAATAATAGACATTTACTTTGTTAAAGACGGCACGTCCCCTTTTCCCGCTCGCTGTAGTGTCTCGAACACTTCGGCAGGTCACGACGCGTCTTTGATTATTGCTAGTTAGCGAGCGGAATTATGCAAAAATGATTTCGAAGAAACTTTGCGCACGGGACAAAAAACCATCCCATTAAATTTCGATGTGGATTCAATTTAACGGGCCCCTCCCCAATTTGGGTCGATCCAACTTGAGGGCAGATTCAGCCACGTTTGGTGCTGATCCAAATTGGGTTTGATTGACAGAGAAGTCCACTGGCGGCATTCTCGACATGTGACGCCGGGCTTCAACTGCAACTTAAGCGACTAAGCATTTCCGGCTGCTTGTAGAGTTTGCGGCCGCGCCGTGAAAAGCCTCCCGGGTGCCGTTGAGCGGCGGCTGCAAATACAGTCCGAGGTGTGACGACTCTCATTTCGACATCAAGCGCGCTGCGGTTTATCGTTAGGAACTCGCCGGTGGGCTCCTGAGGCGAGCGAGCCCCTCTCAAACAATGGCCGCGGCTCATGGCAATCTCCAGTCGGCATGGGTGAGTGGCCAGCCAGCTCCTACTTGTCATTGTCTCTCTTCCACCCCCCCATTTCTTCCTCACCAATGCAACAATTTTCAGGCCACCTCTCTCTAACCGCCCCCCCTCGCTCTCTTTTCGAGAGGATGTTCCAGCCGCTGCACACTGACAGCTCAGGGATATCGTTGTGTGGAAATGTTCCTGTTGGACCCGCAGGCCCTTACAATCTACCGGACAAAGGCTAGCACACCTTTGCTTAAGGCGTGTCACCTTTGACCCCTCCCCCCCGGCTCGCACATCACACTTGTCACCGTGGTTAAttcgccccgcccccccccccccccgtcacgGATGCGCCCCGCTTTGGTGAGTGATACAACATTGACAGTAGTAAAAGTTAATGCAATGCAGCACATGTTATGGCTGGTAAACAAgaggcaaataaataaataaaagcggGGGAACAACATGAGTGGAGCTGAAGTCTGTCACCTCCAGGTGCGATGGGGGATTGTTTCCAAAGAGCACCAGGGCAGTGGAGATGTATGTTGCACGCAGGCAACATTTCCACTCTCCTCGGTGACTCATAAATTAGTCTGCAACACAACGTTGCCAACTGTAAAACCACTCCAGGGATGTCAGCATTGGTTTGTCTTCATTGAGAGTAAAAGAgtaaccaaaagaaaaaaaaaatctaaataaaatacacgAGTGTGAGATATTGTAATTTATCAGTGATGATCTTGAGATTTAAATGGCTTGACGATTAATCGGTCAGACCCTACGCTCCAACATTTAACATAACATTTTTGGCCTAGGCtaattaaaatgatcaaaatatatttgtataaatataaataaatgtaaaaagtaaatatttataGTCAAAAtattatgttttttatttattagtaaTAAATAATTTCTTAGTACTTGTGAATTAATAAGATTAAGAGAAGAATACTTCATCAAGTTTTGATCAATTTTGGTGTATGAATTGACACAcagcaaatcttttttttctccaactaTATTTTCCAATTTGGCCTTTTATCCATATCCAACCTGCGATTGAGGTCacggaaaatatttttacccCACCGACTCCGACcacaaaaatacagtaattgcTTCCAAAGTGCTACTCCACTTTTTCTTCTAGTCAGACAAAGAAAACTATCTCCATCTATACAAGTCTTGCGGCCAGTTATCATATTTTGACTCCATCACAGGTAATAACAAATAATTCAGGGCTAGCCAGGATGCGCTGCACTAAAAAGAATATTTCCCTTGATAGCAGATTGTGATTCCAGAAAATTTCTAATATTGTGCTCCTGTCACAATCAATTTCCAATTACCATAAATCATTGCTGCGCAAAGTGGGAGTCATTTGGAGCGCTGCCTATTTCCTAATATAAAGAATGAATTGCACATTTGTATAATATCGCCGcttattttattcatccaGGAGGAAACAATcaaaggagacaaaagacGGCCAAAGAACCGTTGACTTtcaatttgtcaattttctcaGCTCCACTTTCTCGGCTCTCCGCTCACCCAAGTCTTCAGTAAGACTTTTTCTATCAAGTGCGGAATGAAACAGGTTAGCCACACAACATCTAATTGAAAGGAATCTGGCGAAGGGTGTAATGGTGTACCGCACAAAaaagggaaaggaaaaaaaaaaaaagagaaaaaaaacaaccctcATGCCTCCATCCTGTGAAGCGTGATGGCGCTCATCCTGACTCGATCGGCTGTCACTCTTGACACAGGCTGCCAGGGTTCTCCTTCACCGATCATGGGTAACATGGCGGGTCAGAGGATGAAATAGAAAAGGCCAAGCGCCGTCCGATATTTTCCCCGGCCTTATAACGGCACATACTTAACTCGGAGACGTCAAGGACTCAAGAGAGCATGAAAAAAGCCTAAAATgactgtctaaaaaaaaagaaaagaaaaaaaaggcaggagGGGGCAGCGTGAGTGGTGGGGGGGTAGGGGCAAAACACAGCATGTCTCTATGAACGTCAAGATCCCGACGCTCTCCGAAGCCGCGATACAATCGCGAGCCACTTTCTCAATGCGGCTCGTTCAACCATTTGAGCATCATTCAGATGCCGATCGAGCTACTGCCGCATTAAAGTCGAGAGCTTTCCGAGTGGCAAGGAGATATTTCCAGTTCCTATTTTATTGAAGGCAACTGGGC is a genomic window of Syngnathus acus chromosome 15, fSynAcu1.2, whole genome shotgun sequence containing:
- the mgmt gene encoding methylated-DNA--protein-cysteine methyltransferase isoform X2, whose protein sequence is MDAPVIGAPMTKRRESPPCALQTLAWLSPLGTIRVDACDKGVHAIRFLMDVAPAERSGEGPPSLRPVNGGSAETSPELRRCLEWLRAYFADPSGAGTLPPPPAFHHPALGADTFTSRVLHILFRDVKVGETVSYKQLAEMAGNPRAARAVGGAMRKNPKFPAFAGHWKDVATTLLPRDKTR